A stretch of DNA from Bradyrhizobium algeriense:
CGCACGGCGAGCGCCAGTGCGGTCCGGGTCTGATAGCTGTAGAGCGAACGGTGGCAGGCGGGATTGAACCAGAGCGCGCTCTGGCGCTGCCAGACCGGCAGCGTGTCGGGCGCCTCGCAGGCGCGTCCGCCTTTATAGCCCGCGCGGCTCGGCCGGTAATATTGCGCGGCTGCCGTTCCGAGATAGGAGCGGAAGCAAAAGCCTTCATCGGCCAGCGCAACCGGCCGGTCCGGATTGCCCTCGCCGGAGGCGACGCTGTCGCCGAGGCCGGCGATGAAGATGTCGCGCACCGCGATCTCGGTGAACACGCGCTGACTGCCATCCGAGCTGGACACGTCGGCGGTCACCACCGTGGTGCGGCCGTAGCGGACCCGGAGGTTGACCGGTTCGGCGCAGTCGAAGGTGGAGGTTTGCGGGCCGTCGCCATCGTCCACCGTCCAGGCGCAGGTGGCGCCGACCGGCACCGGGCCGGTCAGCCGGATCACGACCGGATGATCGATCGGGGTCAGATAGCTTTCCTTGACGTTGTCGCGCGTGCAGGGCTCATTGACGCGGCCGGCGAGATCGATGCAGAGCCTGTTCACCGTGTTGCGCGCCCAGCCGCGGCCGTCGCTCTGGATCTCCAGCACCTGCTCCGAAGCCAGCACGCTGCGGCCGCGGCCGCTTTCGGCGTGCAGCAGGAAATCCCGCTCCTCGCGGAACAGGCGGAAGCGGTTGCGCACCTCCCAGGAAATCTGCAGCGGCCCATAGCCGCCCGCGGTCTGGGCTTCCGCAGCCGACGTGAAGATGCCGGCCAGCGCGCCGGCAACCAGCGCGACCGACAGCATTGAACGTAGGAGGATTCCAGCCATGGCGTCGTTTGACGTTAGCGGTAAGGCAGAAATAAGAGAATGAGGCGGCTCTGCGTCAAAAGACCAGACGGCGCAGATAACGACGCCGTTACCGGCCTCAGGATTGCCGGCCCTTGATCGGTGGTCGCACCCGGGCCCTGGCCGTGCAGGCTTCGCCGAGCCGGCGCCGTTCAAGCCAGGGTTGCAGCACACTGAGCCAGAGTTCGCGTGCCCCCATGATCCAGATCGAGATGCCGAAGGGAATCAGGAAATACAGGATCCGGAACACCACCAGCGTCGCCAGCAGCTGTTCCTTGCCGAACTGCGGCAGCGCCACCAGCATCGCGGCGTCGAACACGCCGATGCTGCCGGGGGCATGACTGGCAAAGCCGAGCAGCGTTGCCAGGATGAACACCACCGCCAGTGAAACGAAGTCGATATGCGGCTCGGTTGGCATCAACAGATACATCGCCAGCGCGCAGAACCCGAGATCGACGACGCCGATCACGACTTGCAGCAGCGTCAGCCGGGCAGACGGCAACACGACCTTCCAGCCGTTCTGCCCGAGCTCGCGGCGACCCTCGCCCATCAGTATCCAGACGAAATAGGCGGCGATGCCGGCCAAGCAGCCGAGCGCGATCAGCCGATTCATCGCCGGCGGCAGCAGGTCCATCGCCGTTGCCGCCTCGGGATGCCAGGCCATGCCGCAGCCGAGCACAAACAGATTGCCCAGCCAGAAGGTCAGGCCGGAGAGAAAGCAGATTTTTGCGACATCGATCGCGGTCAGACCGTAGTCAGAATAGATCCGGAACCGGATCGCGCCGCCGGTAAAGACGGTGGCGCCGATGTTGTGGCCGATGGTGTAGCTGGTGAAGCTCGACATCGCGGCGATGCGATAGGGCACGTGCGTCTTGCCAATGGTTCGCAACGCGAAGAAATCGTAGAAGGTCAGCGTGCAAAACGCGCCGACCACGCACAGCGCGGCCAACGCGATCCGATGCGGGGCGATGTCGGTGAGCGCAGTCAGGATAACGCCGGTGTCGACCCCCTTGAGGGTTTGAACCAGGTGGGTAATCGCAAGACCGATGATGAGTAGACTCGCAGCGATTCCCAGCCGTTTCCAGCCGATCTTCTTCTTGAAGCCACGCCCGAGCGCGGTCAGCAGCCGATGCATTCATCCTCCCGGCGGGGCGGCAACGTAAATATCAAGGTCTGTCACGACAGGTGACAGTCGACGGTTAGAGGGACCGTTCGCGCAACCCATAAGCCAAAACCGGGCCGTTGTGCAGCCCTTGACAAGCATGCCTTTTGGCTTCGTTCGCCGTCCTTGTCATACGCCCTACATATGTCGCCGCGTTAACGATTTTGAGTCGCATCGAGGTCCGTTCCGCGTGCTCTTTTTGCCGTTCCGTCCGTTCCATCACGGCGTTTTCGAGGCCTTCAGGAACATCCTTTTCGCGAGCCGGTTAGCTCCCCGTCAGCATCGAACACGAATAGCGCGCGTCCGGCCGGGAAAAGGCCTGCGCCTGCATGTTCCCCAAACGAAGGATGACCACAATGGGACTCTTCACCAGAGACATCCAGACCATGAACGACCTGTTCATCCATCAATTGCAGGATATCTATTATGCCGAAAAGCAGCTCGTGAGAGCATTGCCAAAAATGGCCGAAAAGGCCACCGACAAGCTGCTCAAACAGGGCTTTTTGACCCATCTCGATGAAACCAGGACGCATGTAGAACGCCTCGAGGAGATATTCCGCATGCACGGCGCCGAGGTGAAGGCGGTCGATTGCCCGGCGATCGACGGCATCATCGAGGAAGCCGACGACGTCGCGGGTGAGGTCGCTGACAAGGCCGTGCTCGACGCAGCCCTGATCAACGCCGCGCAGGCCGCCGAGCATTATGAGATCACCCGCTACGGCAGCCTGATCGCGTGGGCGCGGCAGCTTGGACGCAATGACTGCGCCAGCATCCTGCAGAAGACGCTCGACGAGGAAAAGACGGCCGACAAGAAGCTGACCACATTGGCGGAAGGCAGGGTCAACCTGCGGGCCGCAAGCTGATTTCGTCGCGCAGTTGAGGCAAAACGCCGCGCCGGGAGCAATTCTCGGGCGGCGATTTCGCGAGCGGAGACCGGCATCGCAGCCATACTTCGATCATTAGCGAAACGTTTGGTTGAAACGGACGCATTTGTAGACCGGATTCGTGAAATGAATTCGCCGTCACTAAAGGTGCTCCGGAGCCGTCCAGGTATGGTTGGCTACCTGAACTTAACCATCGGCGGCGGGTACTTCCGGTGAATTTTCAAAACGTTGTTCACCATCCGCGCAACTGAGCTGCGGTGGGTTACCTCAAATATACGAATGGAACCGCAATTACAGGCCACTGGGGAGTCTGTAAATGTACCGCGTTCTAACTTGTCTCACTACCGAGCATGACTGGCGTCTGGTCGTATTGGCAGGCACCATTTGCTGGCTCGCCAGCGCCGTCGCCATCAGCCTGTTTCATCGGGCCAGGGCGTCAAGCGGCCGAACGCGCGCGGTTTGGATCGGCCTCGATGCGGCTGTCGGCGGCTGCGGAATCTGGGCCACCCATTTCGTCGCGATGCTGGCGTACGATCCAGGTGCGAACGCCGGATACAGCATATCCATCACCTCGTTGTCGCTGGTCTTCGCGATAACCATCGTCGCCATCGGCCTCTGCATTGCATTGTCCAGTGCGCGCCAATCGGTAATTGCGCTTGGTGGCGCCGTCATTGGCGGCGGTGTCGCAGCGATGCACTATACCGGCATGGCGGCGCTCGAGCTTCCGGCGTTCATCGTATGGTCGCCCGGCATCGTTGCGGCCTCGATTGTGTTTGGCAGCCTGTTTGCGGCCATGGCGCTTCTCGTCGCCGTGCGTCGCGACAATCCCGTTCACACCGTGGCCGCCACCGGGCTGCTGACGGTTGCGATCGTTTCGCATCATTTCACGGCGATGGGCGCCGTCACGCTTGTTCCCGACCCGACGCTCGGTAGCGATGGGCTGTCGATTTCTCCGACCGCGCTTTCGTTCCTGACGGCGGTCGCGGCTTTCGCCCTCCTCGGTCTGTCGCTGCTGGCGTCCATGATCGACCGCCGCGCGAAGAGCGAACTTCATCAGCAGAAAGTCCTGCTCGACACCGCGCTCGACAACATGTCGCAGGGACTTTCCATGTTCGATGCGGATGGCCGCATCCTCCTGTACAATGATCGCTATGCCGAAATGATGGGACGGACCGGTATAGACCTTCAGGGTCGTTTGCTGCTCGATGTGCTTCGGCAGCAGAAGGCGCTCGGCCGCTGGGATGGCGATCCAGATCAGTTCGTCGCCAGCGTGATCGCCGAGGCCAGGGCCGGCAACAGCGTGACCAGGACGGTGAGCCGCAACGGACGTTCGATCCGCGTCGTCGATCAGCCGATGAAGGGCGGCGGATGGGTCGCCACCTTCGAGGACATCACCGAATGGCAGGCGGTCCAGGAACAGATCTCGCATATGGCGCGGCATGACGCGCTGACCAATCTGCCGAACCGCACGCTGTTCCGCGAACAACTCGAAAAGGCCTTGCGGCTCGTCAGGCGCAGCGATCAGCTTGCGGTGCTGTGTCTCGATCTCGATCACTTCAAGGACATCAACGATTCGCTCGGCCATCCGGTCGGCGACGCGCTGCTGAGAGAGGTCGCACGGCGTCTCGGCGAATGCGTGACGGAGCACGACACGGTGGCGCGGCTCGGCGGCGACGAATTCGCGATCGTGCAGTTCTGCAGCGATTGCGAGCCGTCCGCCGTCGCCATGCTCGCCAGCCAC
This window harbors:
- a CDS encoding YbhN family protein, whose translation is MHRLLTALGRGFKKKIGWKRLGIAASLLIIGLAITHLVQTLKGVDTGVILTALTDIAPHRIALAALCVVGAFCTLTFYDFFALRTIGKTHVPYRIAAMSSFTSYTIGHNIGATVFTGGAIRFRIYSDYGLTAIDVAKICFLSGLTFWLGNLFVLGCGMAWHPEAATAMDLLPPAMNRLIALGCLAGIAAYFVWILMGEGRRELGQNGWKVVLPSARLTLLQVVIGVVDLGFCALAMYLLMPTEPHIDFVSLAVVFILATLLGFASHAPGSIGVFDAAMLVALPQFGKEQLLATLVVFRILYFLIPFGISIWIMGARELWLSVLQPWLERRRLGEACTARARVRPPIKGRQS
- a CDS encoding ferritin-like domain-containing protein, producing MGLFTRDIQTMNDLFIHQLQDIYYAEKQLVRALPKMAEKATDKLLKQGFLTHLDETRTHVERLEEIFRMHGAEVKAVDCPAIDGIIEEADDVAGEVADKAVLDAALINAAQAAEHYEITRYGSLIAWARQLGRNDCASILQKTLDEEKTADKKLTTLAEGRVNLRAAS
- a CDS encoding EAL domain-containing protein, which gives rise to MYRVLTCLTTEHDWRLVVLAGTICWLASAVAISLFHRARASSGRTRAVWIGLDAAVGGCGIWATHFVAMLAYDPGANAGYSISITSLSLVFAITIVAIGLCIALSSARQSVIALGGAVIGGGVAAMHYTGMAALELPAFIVWSPGIVAASIVFGSLFAAMALLVAVRRDNPVHTVAATGLLTVAIVSHHFTAMGAVTLVPDPTLGSDGLSISPTALSFLTAVAAFALLGLSLLASMIDRRAKSELHQQKVLLDTALDNMSQGLSMFDADGRILLYNDRYAEMMGRTGIDLQGRLLLDVLRQQKALGRWDGDPDQFVASVIAEARAGNSVTRTVSRNGRSIRVVDQPMKGGGWVATFEDITEWQAVQEQISHMARHDALTNLPNRTLFREQLEKALRLVRRSDQLAVLCLDLDHFKDINDSLGHPVGDALLREVARRLGECVTEHDTVARLGGDEFAIVQFCSDCEPSAVAMLASHVVEKVSAPYEIAGHQLVIGVSIGISLAPEDGKNPDELLKKADLALYRAKEDGRGTYRFFETGMDARAQARRLLELDLRAALQRGEFEVYYQPIRDVAKDVVVAFEALVRWNHSLRGMISPVNFIPLAEETGLIVPLGDWVLRQACMDAAGWSQDVGVAVNLSPVQFKNLNLVASVKDALSASGLPAHRLELEITESVLLQNTEATLSVLHELRGFGVKISLDDFGTGYSSLSYLRSFPFDKIKIDRSFVSELATREDSMAIVRAVTGLGKSLGIVTTAEGVETDAQFDLLRQEGCTQAQGYLFSRPRPAADVENMLIQPRQRLIA